A region of Lycium barbarum isolate Lr01 chromosome 3, ASM1917538v2, whole genome shotgun sequence DNA encodes the following proteins:
- the LOC132629834 gene encoding uncharacterized protein LOC132629834 → MCWSSQVKLIFLEAIHQVMRKDHKNCKNFQLPTHFVAYWWCTRIQDQPASFEKVFYFPTDPRSPSRTHDSLYDKPNGVVFYARNFKRHSDFRLTMVIDVLERVIPELLSGVYLDLVETPFKNDVVWEVSETNEWTKTTVKEYLFRNPSFFCLD, encoded by the exons ATGTGTTGGAGCTCCCAAGTTAAACTGATTTTCCTTGAGGCAATACATCAAGTTATGCGGAAGGACCACAAAAATTGTAAAAATTTCCAACTTCCTACTCATTTTGTTGCTTATTGGTGGTGTACCCGAATTCAAGACCAGCCAGCCTCATTCGAAAAAGTCTTTTATTTTCCGACAGACCCAAGATCCCCGAGCCGCACACATGACTCACTTTATGACAAGCCAAATGGAGTTGTATTTTATGCCAGAAACTTCAAACGTCACTCCGATTTTCGTCTCACTATGGTGATAGATGTGCTGGAGCGTGTAATTCCTGAACTTTTATCAGGCGTTTATCTGGACTTGGTCGAGACACCATTCAAGAATGACGTAGTTTGGGAGGTATCAGAGACAAATGAATGGACTAAGACAAC GGTTAAGGAGTATCTTTTCAGGAATCCTTCATTTTTCTGCTTG GACTAG